A genomic segment from Salvia splendens isolate huo1 chromosome 13, SspV2, whole genome shotgun sequence encodes:
- the LOC121762383 gene encoding mitochondrial phosphate carrier protein 3, mitochondrial-like yields MVFPDIPSRQPWIPSFLYHTHTHTPTPPSSVETKKTPTPEKSPSFMIPAPSDNRIAMFSPQYYAACTAGGIFSCGLTHMAVTPLDLVKCNMQINPAKYKSIGSGFGVLLREQGVKGFFRGWVPTLLGYSAQGACKFGFYEFFKKYYSDIAGTENAAKYKTFIFLAGSASAEVIADIALCPFEAVKVRVQTQPGFAKGLSDGLPKFIRAEGTSGLYKGLVPLWGRQIPYTMMKFSTFENIVEAIYKNAIPLPKDQCSKKLQLGVSFAGGYIAGVLCAIVSHPADNLVSFLNNAKGATVGDAVNKLGIMGLCTRGLPLRIVMIGTLTGAQWGIYDAFKVFVGLPTTGGSPAPATK; encoded by the exons ATGGTGTTCCCAGATATCCCATCACGGCAACCATGGATCCCCAGTTTCCTCTACCACACGCACACGCACACGCCGACGCCGCCAAGTTCGGTGGAGACCAAGAAAACGCCAACCCCCGAGAAGAGCCCGAGTTTCATGATCCCGGCGCCCAGCGACAACAGGATAGCCATGTTCTCGCCCCAATACTACGCCGCGTGCACAGCCGGCGGCATTTTCAGCTGCGGCCTCACTCACATGGCCGTCACCCCACTCGATCTCGTCAAGTGCAATATGCAG ATAAATCCTGCAAAATACAAGAGCATAGGCTCAGGCTTTGGAGTTCTACTAAGGGAGCAAGGAGTGAAAGGCTTCTTCAGGGGATGGGTGCCGACACTGCTCGGATACAGCGCGCAGGGAGCCTGCAAGTTCGGCTTCTACGAATTCTTCAAGAAGTACTACTCTGACATTGCTGGCACGGAAAACGCTGCCAAGTATAAGACCTTCATCTTCCTCGCAGGCTCTGCCTCCGCAGAAGTCATCGCCGACATTGCCCTCTGCCCCTTTGAGGCTGTCAAGGTCCGCGTCCAGACTCAGCCCGGCTTCGCCAAGGGCCTCTCCGATGGCCTCCCCAAGTTCATCCGCGCTGAAGGAACCTCGGGCCTTTACAAGGGGCTTGTTCCACTCTGGGGTCGCCAGATTCCAT ATACAATGATGAAGTTCTCCACCTTCGAGAACATCGTTGAGGCCATCTACAAGAACGCCATTCCGCTACCCAAGGACCAGTGCAGCAAGAAGTTACAGCTCGGAGTCAGCTTCGCAGGTGGATACATTGCAGGTGTATTATGTGCTATCGTTTCACACCCTGCTGATAACTTGGTTTCCTTCCTCAACAATGCCAAAGGAGCAACAGTAGGCGAT GCTGTGAATAAACTCGGGATAATGGGTCTGTGCACACGAGGCCTCCCTCTCCGTATTGTCATGATCGGTACCCTCACTGGGGCGCAGTGGGGCATCTATGACGCGTTCAAAGTCTTTGTTGGCCT GCCTACTACCGGTGGCAGTCCAGCTCCTGCAACAAAGTGA
- the LOC121760834 gene encoding poly(A) polymerase I-like, translating into MADSGLYSSPCQKFEVINPNFPCDSASNGHFNRPRHISTSIAISPLSSPPLRSSDAAFDNLGGGDGRRKSWKKLKSEDLGVSTSKISRPTRVVLNGLRKRGFEVYLVGGCVRDLILKRVPKDFDVITSAELKDVLRTFSRCEMIGRRFPICHVHIDDTIVEVSSFSTRATRFGRFLSLEPEKPVGCDEQDYIRWRNCLQRDFTINGLMFDPYAKLIYDYTGGVNDIRKAKIRTIKPANLSLTEDCARILRGVRIAARLDFRFSRETALAVRKLSATVLRLDRGRLLMEVNYMLAYGSAEASLRSLWKLGLLEILLPIQAAYFVRTGFRRRDKHCNMLLSLFSNLDKLLAPDRPCHSSLWFAILAFHEALSAQPRDPLAVAAFSLAVHNGGDLSEALSIARRISKQHEISFDELLEPKYMKSRELLDEVKDLAASVQSSLRHMTDDYFVSQAMAKYPKAPYSDVVFFPVALYLKVCKMFECVGGGAEKGFVPKNGSKIDYELLAMGSLKEVRHIFARVVFDTIYPIDKYIDD; encoded by the exons ATGGCGGATTCAG GTCTATATTCCTCTCCATGTCAAAAATTTGAAgtgataaaccctaatttcccATGTGATTCAGCTTCCAATGGCCATTTCAACCGGCCTCGGCATATCTCGACTTCCATCGCTATCTCTCCGTTATCCTCTCCGCCACTGCGCTCTTCAG ATGCAGCATTTGATAATTTGGGTGGCGGTGATGGACGTCGAAAGAGTTGGAAGAAGTTGAAGTCTGAAGACCTTGGAGTTAGTACTTCAAAAATTTCGAGGCCCACAAGAGTGGTTCTTAATGGTCTTAGAAAAAGAG GCTTTGAAGTATATCTTGTTGGAGGATGTGTAAGGGATCTAATATTGAAACGAGTTCCTAAAGATTTTGATGTAATAACCTCAGCTGAACTTAAAGAC GTGTTGCGGACATTTTCTCGATGTGAGATGATTGGGAGGCGGTTTCCTATCTGTCATGTGCACATTGATGATACTATTGTGGAG gtttcaagcTTTAGCACCCGTGCAACAAGGTTTGGGAGGTTCTTGAGTTTGGAACCTGAGAAGCCTGTTGGCTGTGATGAGCAGGACTATATTCGCTGGAGAAATTGCCTTCAGAGGGATTTCACGATAAATGG aTTGATGTTTGACCCATATGCAAAGTTGATATATGACTACACTGGTGGAGTAAATGACATCCGGAAAGCTAAA ATCCGGACCATCAAACCTGCGAATCTTTCCTTGACCGAGGATTGTG CACGTATTCTTCGTGGTGTCAGAATTGCTGCTCGGTTGGATTTTAGATTTTCAAGGGAGACTGCTCTAGCAGTGAGAAAGTTATCTGCTACAGTGTTAAGGCTCGATCGG GGAAGGCTTCTCATGGAAGTCAACTACATGCTGGCTTATGGTTCCGCGGAAGCCTCATTAAGATCTTTGTGGAAGCTTGGTCTTTTGGAAATACTTCTGCCTATTCAG GCGGCCTATTTTGTCAGAACTGGTTTTCGCAGGCGTGACAAGCACTGTAACATGCTTTTG TCTTTATTCTCCAACCTCGATAAACTTCTTGCCCCTGACAGACCATGTCACAGTAGCTTATG GTTTGCTATCCTAGCATTTCATGAAGCACTCTCCGCACAACCAAGGGACCCTCTTGCGGTTGCTGCATTCAGCCTTGCAGTCCACAATGGTGGAGACCTATCAGAAGCTTTAAGCATTGCAAGACGTATCAGTAAACAACATGAAATAAGTTTTGATGAACTATTGGAACCAAAATACATGAAATCCAGAGAGTTGTTGGATGAGGTTAAAGATCTAGCAGCTTCTGTCCAAAGTTCCCTTCGCCATATGACAGACGATTACTTTGTCTCCCAGGCAATGGCCAAATATCCAAAAGCTCCATATTCAGATGTC GTATTTTTCCCAGTGGCACTTTACTTGAAGGTTTGCAAAATGTTTGAATGTGTTGGAGGTGGGGCGGAGAAGGGATTTGTACCCAAAAATGGTAGTAAGATCGACTATGAGTTGTTAGCTATGGGAAGTCTAAAGGAAGTTAGACACATATTTGCAAGAGTAGTATTTGATACCATTTACCCAATTGATAAGTACATAGATGATTAA